The Candidatus Hydrogenedentota bacterium genome contains a region encoding:
- a CDS encoding type II secretion system protein GspG: MFESLPNSFLTVRGDVLGDQSETDRFTALERIAVIVVVTPCICLGALGLFDILFYRWTQFEQGEIAAAKAQIKQFDTALTAYKMKFGELPENLDQLLLPPSGEPIMNAKVIPVDPWDTPYLYLKLDSKSYVIVSLGADGEPSGDGKDADIRSDELTNEAAQY; the protein is encoded by the coding sequence GTGTTTGAGTCGCTCCCAAACAGCTTTCTGACCGTGCGAGGCGACGTCTTGGGCGATCAGAGCGAGACGGACCGATTTACCGCTCTTGAGCGTATCGCGGTGATAGTCGTTGTGACACCTTGTATCTGCCTGGGCGCTCTGGGATTGTTCGATATATTGTTTTATCGCTGGACGCAATTCGAGCAAGGCGAGATAGCGGCGGCGAAGGCGCAGATCAAGCAGTTTGATACGGCGCTTACGGCGTACAAGATGAAGTTTGGCGAATTGCCCGAAAACCTCGATCAGTTGTTATTGCCGCCGAGTGGTGAGCCCATTATGAATGCGAAAGTGATCCCGGTGGATCCGTGGGACACTCCTTACCTTTATTTGAAGTTGGATTCGAAGTCTTATGTAATAGTGTCACTGGGTGCTGACGGTGAACCAAGCGGCGACGGCAAGGATGCCGATATCCGCAGTGATGAGCTTACGAATGAGGCCGCACAGTATTAG
- the tadA gene encoding Flp pilus assembly complex ATPase component TadA, producing MQTTYTLFGQRLVEKGIIKQQQLDEAIHKQQTTMAHRKIGEILVRLNYISKHHVTEGLADQLGIPIVKLADREIPERIRSLIDGSIATLYRVIPIEERGNTIVIATADPTNINNLDNLRRLLDREVEPVLSTGEEISVALNKCYGLQDNTVETMLSSVSSASSMSTLSTMSNLSSLDSSMSSLGSMSASDISMSSISIDQMDKDGFSSTGDGTEDADDNSPVMRYVNQMILEAFRLRASDIHVEPSKADVKVRYRIDGVMQLMPPPPKRAQASIISRLKIMSGMDITQKRVPQDGRIKMMMSGKMVDLRVSALPAYYGESMVMRILDKSGLLLGLGQLGFSPEHQRRWEQLLGLSTGVILVTGPTGSGKTTSLYASLHTLNKPDTKIITVEDPVEYQLAGINQVQINHEIAFDFKRALRAIMRQDPNIVMVGEIRDAETAEIAIKAALTGHLVFSTLHTNDTASSFTRLIDIGIKPYLVSSGVRAILAQRLVRTICTNCKETCAPDPQEVKRLGFDVDLSEVELYHGAGCDNCNNTGHAGRLGAYELMVNTDRLREMLMRHESATAIKRAAREQGMLTMREDAWKKALNGITTIQEVNRRTRVDEPLEKVIHT from the coding sequence ATGCAAACGACGTACACCCTGTTTGGGCAGCGCTTGGTTGAAAAGGGAATTATCAAGCAGCAACAGCTTGATGAGGCCATTCACAAACAGCAGACAACCATGGCTCACCGTAAGATCGGTGAGATTCTGGTCCGCCTGAACTATATCAGCAAGCACCATGTGACGGAAGGCCTGGCGGACCAGCTTGGCATTCCGATAGTAAAGCTCGCGGACCGGGAGATCCCCGAGCGCATCCGCAGTTTGATCGATGGCAGTATTGCCACGCTCTACCGCGTGATTCCGATTGAGGAGCGGGGGAACACCATCGTCATCGCGACGGCCGATCCCACCAACATCAACAATCTGGATAATTTGCGCCGCCTTCTGGATCGGGAGGTGGAGCCGGTGCTTTCCACGGGGGAAGAGATCTCCGTGGCGCTGAACAAGTGCTATGGTCTGCAGGACAACACGGTGGAGACGATGCTGTCTTCCGTGAGTTCGGCGAGCAGCATGAGCACGCTGAGCACGATGTCGAATTTGAGCTCGCTGGATTCGTCCATGAGCAGTCTGGGCAGCATGAGCGCCAGCGACATCAGCATGAGCAGCATCAGCATCGACCAGATGGACAAAGACGGTTTCTCCTCCACGGGGGACGGGACCGAGGATGCCGACGACAACAGTCCGGTGATGCGGTATGTGAACCAGATGATTCTGGAAGCCTTCCGCCTTCGGGCGAGCGATATTCACGTGGAGCCTTCCAAGGCGGACGTGAAGGTGCGCTATCGTATCGACGGCGTGATGCAGTTGATGCCGCCGCCGCCCAAGCGCGCGCAGGCCTCGATCATTTCGCGCCTGAAGATCATGTCGGGCATGGACATTACGCAGAAGCGGGTTCCCCAGGACGGCCGCATCAAGATGATGATGAGCGGCAAGATGGTGGACTTGCGCGTGAGCGCGCTCCCGGCCTACTACGGCGAGAGCATGGTAATGCGTATCCTGGACAAGAGCGGTCTGCTGCTGGGTCTGGGCCAGTTGGGCTTTTCGCCGGAGCACCAGCGCCGCTGGGAGCAGTTGCTGGGGCTGAGCACGGGCGTGATTCTGGTGACGGGCCCCACGGGTTCCGGCAAGACCACGTCGCTCTACGCCTCGTTGCACACGCTGAACAAGCCGGACACGAAAATCATCACCGTGGAAGACCCGGTGGAATATCAGTTGGCCGGTATCAATCAGGTACAGATCAACCACGAGATCGCCTTCGACTTCAAACGGGCCCTGCGCGCCATCATGCGCCAGGACCCGAACATCGTGATGGTGGGTGAAATTCGAGACGCCGAAACGGCGGAAATCGCGATCAAGGCGGCCCTGACGGGTCACCTGGTGTTCTCCACGCTGCACACGAACGACACGGCGAGTTCCTTTACCCGTCTGATCGATATCGGGATCAAGCCCTACCTGGTTTCTTCCGGCGTGCGGGCGATTCTGGCGCAGCGTCTGGTGCGCACGATCTGTACGAACTGCAAAGAGACCTGCGCGCCGGATCCGCAGGAAGTCAAGCGTCTCGGATTTGACGTGGATCTTTCGGAGGTGGAGCTGTACCACGGCGCGGGCTGCGACAACTGCAACAACACGGGCCATGCGGGCCGGTTGGGCGCTTATGAACTGATGGTGAACACCGACCGGCTCCGGGAAATGCTGATGAGGCATGAGTCCGCCACCGCGATCAAGCGCGCGGCCCGGGAGCAGGGCATGTTGACGATGCGCGAGGATGCCTGGAAAAAAGCGCTGAACGGCATCACGACGATACAAGAAGTAAACCGCCGCACGCGCGTGGACGAGCCCCTCGAAAAGGTGATTCACACGTAA
- the tadA gene encoding Flp pilus assembly complex ATPase component TadA, translating into MALGSREKQLGDILVEQGVISPLQLDEALQRQRLTGDMLGRVLVTMGLCEEQDIIESLGVQSGMERVDLSKLKITEEVIHTISADVARFYSVIPIRKTGDRLIVAMADPLNLQVLDDLQQITGMEIQGAVSNQQDVSNAWKNNYSFEGESIHSMLLDLQEKVGNAELTMDEQKIQQVTGDTDNLVELAQQPEVIKIVNLVFLEAVQKRASDIHMEVYEEEFRIRIRVDGMLQEIVCPPKNLAVALVSRIKVISNMDISERRLPQDNRIELKVGDTIIDVRVSTLPVLHGESVVMRILDRNAVKHDLVALGFPADIYAQIDEAINKPNGIVLVTGPTGSGKTTTLYACLNILNEPEVKIITTEDPVEFQIDRLIQCNVNDDVGLTFARCLRSILRQDPDIVMVGEIRDLETAQIAVEASLTGHLVLSTLHTNSAPETITRLLDMDVEPFLIAASLEAVLAQRLCRKVCRFCKEPYVPDEKEMDELGIPSAWRRDPKFKLFRAKGCVNCDYVGYNGRTGLYEMVSVDEGIRDLVLESATALTLRRYCRKHLGMMTLREAALMKAVQGTTTAAEVLYHTDSYED; encoded by the coding sequence ATGGCACTTGGATCCCGAGAGAAGCAACTGGGCGATATTCTGGTCGAGCAGGGCGTCATCAGCCCGCTCCAGCTTGACGAAGCCCTTCAGCGCCAGCGCCTCACCGGCGACATGCTGGGCCGCGTTCTGGTGACGATGGGGCTCTGCGAAGAGCAGGACATCATCGAGTCGCTGGGCGTGCAGTCCGGCATGGAGCGCGTGGACCTTTCCAAGCTGAAGATCACCGAAGAGGTGATCCACACGATTTCGGCGGACGTGGCGCGTTTCTACAGCGTGATCCCCATCCGCAAGACGGGCGACCGGCTGATCGTGGCCATGGCGGACCCGCTGAATCTTCAGGTGCTCGACGATCTGCAACAGATCACGGGCATGGAAATCCAGGGCGCGGTGAGCAACCAGCAGGACGTGTCCAACGCCTGGAAGAACAACTACAGCTTCGAGGGCGAGTCCATCCACTCCATGCTGCTGGACCTTCAGGAGAAGGTCGGCAACGCCGAGCTGACGATGGACGAGCAGAAGATCCAGCAGGTCACGGGCGATACCGACAACCTGGTGGAGCTGGCGCAGCAGCCCGAAGTGATCAAGATCGTGAACCTGGTGTTTCTCGAAGCGGTGCAGAAGCGCGCTTCCGATATTCACATGGAAGTCTACGAAGAAGAGTTCCGCATCCGCATCCGCGTGGACGGGATGCTCCAGGAGATTGTGTGCCCGCCGAAGAATCTGGCCGTGGCGCTGGTTTCCCGCATCAAAGTTATTTCCAACATGGACATCAGCGAGCGGCGCCTCCCCCAGGACAACCGCATCGAGCTGAAAGTGGGCGATACGATCATCGACGTCCGCGTGTCCACCCTGCCCGTGCTCCACGGCGAGAGCGTCGTCATGCGTATTCTCGACCGCAACGCGGTAAAGCACGATCTGGTGGCGCTGGGCTTCCCGGCGGACATCTACGCGCAGATCGACGAGGCCATCAACAAGCCGAACGGCATCGTGCTGGTGACGGGGCCCACGGGTTCCGGCAAGACCACCACGCTGTACGCGTGCCTGAATATTCTGAACGAGCCCGAGGTGAAAATCATCACCACCGAGGACCCGGTGGAATTCCAGATCGACCGGCTGATCCAGTGCAACGTGAACGACGACGTGGGCCTGACCTTCGCGCGCTGCCTGCGCTCCATCCTGCGCCAGGACCCGGACATTGTGATGGTGGGCGAGATCCGCGACCTGGAGACGGCCCAGATCGCCGTCGAAGCCTCGCTGACCGGCCACCTGGTGCTGAGCACGCTCCACACGAACAGCGCGCCCGAAACGATCACGCGACTGCTCGACATGGACGTGGAGCCTTTCCTCATTGCGGCCTCGCTGGAGGCGGTGCTGGCCCAGCGGCTCTGCCGGAAGGTCTGCCGCTTCTGCAAAGAGCCCTATGTGCCGGACGAGAAGGAAATGGACGAGCTGGGCATTCCCTCGGCCTGGCGCCGCGACCCCAAGTTCAAGCTTTTCCGCGCGAAAGGCTGCGTGAACTGCGACTATGTGGGTTACAACGGTCGCACAGGACTGTATGAAATGGTGTCGGTCGACGAAGGTATCCGCGATCTGGTGCTGGAGAGCGCCACGGCGCTGACGCTGCGCCGCTACTGCCGCAAGCACCTGGGCATGATGACCCTGCGCGAGGCGGCGCTGATGAAGGCGGTTCAGGGAACGACCACCGCTGCCGAAGTGTTGTATCACACCGATAGCTACGAAGATTAA
- the pilM gene encoding pilus assembly protein PilM — MLFSAKIGAIEFVENEVRVAVVKTGGRKPVLLEVQSRTAAYLEAEERVPALAQALGEAVDALKNPPAVFILCASGLFSVVRAITIPIRGRKRVLAAAQFELEPHLAFPIEELLLDFNLVAEVDGETEVLAVGMRRNHLEEQMAVLAAAGIEVDAVNLDAVAMTGLWQAGRKAQKGLQAVLHVRSHCSSLVVLFNGTIAYFRNMPQGAKTLEEQPNQVAREVQNTLRAFLAKWRGGGEITALEVTGLEMTPALSDALGETLRLPVTSQTMLARIQGGAKVLTQDEFTPAPNTWEAAIGAAFAGAGGVLALNFDRSERSTASKLRAIAPHLVYSSALALAALLLWGGYYYLGASQFRAQAAVLQKEIDGLNAEIEALSKKGLTQDINTDIFRDPLALEILADISQRMPGDKVNVLEVVLAPPGARSGWLTIAGTASSAENVNAAMEELAKSTLYKVDPNPKLSSEGDQITFTVRAFRLEDEEEETADGNE, encoded by the coding sequence ATGCTGTTTAGTGCGAAGATAGGCGCCATCGAGTTCGTGGAAAACGAGGTGCGGGTGGCGGTGGTGAAAACGGGCGGGCGCAAGCCGGTGCTGCTGGAGGTGCAGTCGCGCACGGCGGCGTATCTGGAAGCGGAGGAGCGGGTGCCCGCCCTGGCCCAGGCCCTGGGCGAGGCGGTGGACGCGCTGAAAAACCCGCCGGCGGTGTTTATCCTCTGCGCGAGCGGCCTCTTCAGCGTGGTGCGGGCGATTACGATTCCCATCCGCGGGCGCAAGCGGGTGTTGGCGGCGGCCCAGTTTGAGCTGGAGCCCCACCTGGCTTTTCCGATCGAAGAGTTGCTGCTCGATTTTAACCTGGTGGCCGAGGTGGACGGCGAGACGGAGGTGCTGGCGGTGGGGATGCGACGCAACCACCTGGAAGAGCAGATGGCGGTGCTGGCGGCGGCGGGGATTGAGGTGGATGCGGTGAACCTGGACGCGGTGGCCATGACGGGCCTGTGGCAGGCGGGGCGCAAGGCGCAGAAGGGCCTTCAGGCCGTGCTCCATGTGCGGAGCCATTGCAGCAGCCTGGTGGTGCTCTTCAACGGGACCATCGCGTATTTCAGAAACATGCCCCAGGGCGCCAAGACCCTTGAAGAACAACCGAATCAGGTGGCGCGGGAGGTGCAGAACACGCTCCGGGCCTTCCTGGCCAAATGGCGCGGCGGCGGCGAGATCACGGCCTTGGAAGTGACCGGGCTGGAAATGACCCCGGCCCTGAGCGATGCTCTGGGAGAAACGCTGCGATTGCCGGTGACTTCGCAGACGATGCTGGCCCGGATCCAGGGCGGCGCCAAGGTGCTGACGCAGGACGAGTTCACGCCGGCCCCCAACACCTGGGAGGCGGCCATTGGCGCGGCCTTTGCCGGGGCGGGTGGGGTGCTGGCCCTGAATTTTGACCGGAGCGAGCGGAGCACGGCCTCGAAGCTGCGGGCCATTGCGCCCCATCTGGTGTACTCGTCGGCCCTGGCGCTGGCGGCCCTGCTCCTCTGGGGCGGGTATTATTATCTGGGCGCGTCCCAGTTTCGCGCCCAGGCGGCGGTGCTGCAGAAAGAGATCGACGGATTGAACGCCGAGATCGAGGCTCTGTCCAAGAAGGGCCTGACCCAGGACATTAACACCGACATTTTCCGCGACCCCCTGGCCCTGGAGATCCTGGCGGACATCAGCCAACGCATGCCTGGAGACAAGGTGAACGTGCTGGAGGTGGTGCTGGCGCCGCCCGGCGCGCGGAGCGGCTGGCTGACCATTGCGGGGACGGCCTCCAGCGCGGAGAACGTGAACGCGGCCATGGAAGAACTGGCCAAGTCGACCCTGTATAAGGTTGATCCCAATCCGAAACTGTCCTCCGAGGGCGATCAGATTACCTTTACCGTGCGGGCCTTCCGCCTGGAAGACGAAGAGGAGGAGACGGCCGATGGGAACGAGTGA
- a CDS encoding type IV pilus twitching motility protein PilT has protein sequence MAYEMVSLLRMLIDRDGSDLHIAVDDPPAGRVHGHMQFFGDNPLTAEDTESLMKSIASVDNQQELQEVGGTDFGFAFEDVARFRVSVFKQRGYVGMVLRLIPRTLLTFEEIGLPMSLKEVISQPRGMILVTGPTGSGKSTSLATMVDWLNMSYDHHIITIEDPIEYYHYHKKSIITQREVGVDVPTFAEALRRALRMDPDVILVGEMRDLETIEAAVTAAETGHLVFGTLHTTGAVRTVDRLVDAFPTNQQEQIRTQLAGNLKAVISQALVPRKSGFGRVAAFEIMITTSAIQNLIRENKTYRITSAIQTGHKYGMNLLDEHLLALYRKGICKYEDCAGKAQFRDEFEANARALGLEGGPAPAPAN, from the coding sequence ATGGCCTATGAAATGGTGAGTTTGCTCCGGATGTTGATTGACCGGGACGGGTCCGACCTGCACATTGCGGTGGACGATCCCCCGGCGGGCCGCGTTCACGGGCACATGCAGTTTTTCGGGGACAATCCCCTGACGGCGGAAGACACCGAAAGCTTGATGAAGAGCATCGCGTCGGTGGACAACCAGCAGGAATTGCAGGAAGTGGGCGGCACGGACTTCGGGTTTGCTTTCGAAGACGTGGCGCGCTTTCGCGTGTCCGTATTCAAGCAGCGCGGCTATGTGGGCATGGTGCTGCGTCTCATCCCGAGAACCCTGCTGACCTTTGAGGAAATCGGCCTGCCCATGTCGTTGAAGGAGGTCATTTCCCAGCCCCGCGGCATGATCCTCGTGACGGGTCCCACGGGCTCGGGCAAGTCGACCAGTCTGGCGACGATGGTGGACTGGCTGAACATGAGCTACGACCACCATATCATCACAATCGAAGACCCGATCGAATATTATCATTACCACAAGAAGAGCATCATCACCCAGCGTGAAGTGGGTGTGGACGTGCCCACCTTCGCCGAGGCGCTTCGCCGCGCGCTGCGCATGGACCCGGACGTGATTCTGGTGGGCGAAATGCGCGACCTGGAGACGATCGAGGCGGCGGTGACGGCGGCGGAAACGGGTCACCTGGTGTTTGGCACGCTGCACACGACGGGCGCGGTGCGCACCGTGGACCGACTGGTGGACGCGTTCCCCACGAACCAGCAGGAGCAGATCCGCACGCAGCTCGCGGGTAACCTGAAGGCCGTGATTTCCCAGGCGCTGGTGCCGCGCAAGAGCGGCTTCGGCCGCGTGGCCGCTTTCGAGATCATGATCACGACGTCGGCCATTCAGAACCTTATCCGCGAAAACAAGACCTACCGCATTACGTCGGCGATCCAGACCGGGCACAAGTACGGCATGAACCTGCTGGACGAACACCTGCTGGCGCTGTACCGCAAAGGCATCTGCAAGTACGAGGACTGCGCCGGCAAGGCCCAGTTCCGCGATGAATTCGAGGCCAACGCCCGCGCGCTCGGGCTTGAAGGAGGGCCGGCCCCCGCACCGGCGAACTAA
- a CDS encoding prepilin-type N-terminal cleavage/methylation domain-containing protein has translation MKMRSEVMGNYPPCPPVLLRRIFDSGGAFRARRGQAGFTMIEMMVAMVILVILVGAVYTCFVSVADTADIARTSADELRIQQLLWKHFTENISATHPNPNGEYALIGEDESGAYGPSDTLRLVTQLPMSGAKSLPGLVKKVEYHVDDPSVSEEGGFQKFAIDEAPAEEKEGVTLFITESPLVLFGEDEGGELFEAEDAGENEIVWERELPIRAMNFLYYDGAAEEWVEEWNSDETGMLPWAIRVQINLAKTEGQLMEEASMGVDPQEDFDMDVTVVLSSSAGTLEEFGDPNQFRPSMESAQEAGAEVN, from the coding sequence ATGAAAATGCGAAGTGAGGTTATGGGGAATTACCCCCCCTGCCCCCCCGTCCTCCTGCGGCGGATCTTCGACAGCGGGGGGGCATTCCGCGCGCGGCGGGGCCAGGCGGGTTTCACCATGATCGAAATGATGGTGGCCATGGTCATCTTGGTGATTCTGGTGGGCGCGGTGTACACGTGTTTTGTTTCCGTGGCGGACACGGCGGACATCGCGCGGACCTCCGCGGATGAACTGCGCATCCAGCAGTTGCTGTGGAAGCACTTCACCGAAAACATCAGCGCGACCCATCCCAATCCGAATGGCGAATACGCCCTGATTGGCGAGGACGAGTCCGGCGCCTATGGCCCCTCGGACACCCTGCGCCTGGTGACCCAGTTGCCCATGAGCGGCGCGAAGTCCCTGCCGGGTCTGGTGAAGAAGGTGGAGTACCACGTGGACGATCCGAGCGTGTCCGAAGAGGGCGGCTTTCAGAAATTCGCCATAGATGAAGCGCCCGCGGAGGAGAAAGAGGGGGTGACCCTTTTTATCACCGAATCGCCCCTCGTGCTCTTTGGCGAGGACGAGGGCGGCGAATTGTTCGAGGCGGAGGACGCGGGCGAGAACGAGATCGTGTGGGAGCGCGAGTTGCCCATCCGCGCGATGAACTTTCTGTATTACGATGGCGCCGCGGAGGAGTGGGTGGAGGAGTGGAATTCCGATGAGACGGGCATGCTGCCCTGGGCGATTCGCGTTCAAATCAACCTGGCGAAGACCGAGGGCCAGTTGATGGAGGAGGCTTCCATGGGCGTCGACCCGCAGGAAGACTTTGATATGGATGTGACCGTGGTGTTGTCGTCCAGCGCGGGTACGCTCGAAGAGTTCGGCGACCCAAACCAATTTCGTCCCAGTATGGAGTCGGCGCAGGAGGCGGGGGCGGAAGTCAATTGA
- the gspG gene encoding type II secretion system major pseudopilin GspG, with protein MNTNKKRRTRNDGGFTLVELMVVISIIAVLAAIVGYNVLGSVDQGNIAAAKAQIKQFDTALVAYKIKFKKFPEDLGALISPPSGDPIMNAKEVPLDPWGNPYQYQLEGSRKYVITSLGADGAPGGEDVDADIKSDDITNEAAQ; from the coding sequence ATGAACACGAACAAGAAGCGGCGCACCCGCAACGACGGCGGCTTTACCCTGGTGGAACTGATGGTGGTGATTTCGATCATCGCCGTGCTCGCGGCCATCGTGGGCTACAACGTGCTGGGCTCCGTGGACCAGGGCAACATCGCGGCGGCGAAGGCGCAGATCAAACAGTTCGACACGGCGCTGGTGGCGTACAAGATAAAGTTCAAGAAGTTCCCCGAAGATCTGGGCGCGCTGATCAGTCCGCCCAGTGGTGATCCGATCATGAACGCGAAGGAAGTGCCGCTGGATCCCTGGGGCAATCCCTATCAGTACCAGCTTGAAGGATCGCGGAAGTACGTGATCACGTCGCTGGGCGCGGACGGCGCACCGGGCGGAGAAGATGTGGATGCGGATATCAAGAGCGACGATATCACGAACGAGGCGGCGCAGTAA
- a CDS encoding general secretion pathway protein GspK, whose protein sequence is MALILTLLFVVLLTVLVVEFAYEAQVEASYSMNSGNDYQARLAARSAVYKGISILEMDRLQAQLSTTMTPTNNNNNNNMNTANQGSGITVDSRWSSWAQPGGFEPLNDAVMRTTITDEYGKLNLNALVDNQNGKVVREHLRYALQEFFRIRGEAASAEVDPESLVEAIIDWIDDDDEQEEGGAESDFYLASENPYNAKNGPMDSLDELLLIKGMTPALFFGAKGIDPPQLPLTEFLTVHGDWLGRINPNTVYIDYDSGISDVLEAYAFGWQEAEPDLIQEVKYEDMIQDMVAVEDVSGTFQSVDDIRSRNYIVFGNIPSVDDGGRGGRGGGVQVSQSQTQQNRAQEEMVRYMFTVYSHVFRIQGDAMLDDLLVRNEAYVLRTPEDAGLLEFPSGNSQMQTTNPFPPLPVVTLPAELYRILEWKVIQ, encoded by the coding sequence GTGGCGTTGATTTTGACGCTGCTCTTTGTCGTGCTGCTTACCGTGCTGGTGGTGGAGTTTGCCTATGAGGCTCAGGTGGAGGCGTCGTATTCCATGAACAGCGGGAACGACTATCAGGCGCGGCTGGCGGCGCGGTCGGCGGTGTACAAGGGCATTTCGATCTTGGAAATGGACCGCCTCCAGGCCCAACTGTCGACCACGATGACACCAACAAACAACAATAACAACAATAACATGAACACGGCGAATCAGGGTTCGGGTATTACGGTGGACAGCCGGTGGAGTTCCTGGGCGCAGCCGGGGGGATTCGAGCCGCTGAACGACGCCGTGATGCGCACGACGATCACGGACGAATACGGCAAGCTCAATTTGAACGCGCTGGTGGATAATCAGAACGGAAAAGTGGTCCGCGAGCATCTCCGCTATGCCCTGCAGGAATTTTTCCGCATCCGGGGCGAGGCTGCGAGCGCCGAGGTGGATCCCGAGTCGCTGGTGGAGGCCATCATCGACTGGATCGACGATGATGACGAACAAGAAGAAGGTGGCGCGGAGTCGGATTTCTACCTGGCCTCGGAGAATCCCTACAACGCGAAGAACGGTCCCATGGACTCGCTGGACGAGCTGCTTTTGATAAAAGGCATGACCCCGGCGCTGTTCTTCGGCGCGAAGGGCATCGATCCGCCCCAGTTGCCCCTGACCGAGTTCCTCACCGTGCACGGCGACTGGCTCGGCCGCATCAATCCGAACACGGTGTACATTGACTACGATTCGGGCATCAGCGATGTGCTGGAAGCGTACGCCTTCGGATGGCAGGAGGCCGAGCCGGATCTGATTCAGGAAGTTAAATACGAGGACATGATTCAGGACATGGTGGCCGTAGAGGATGTGAGTGGTACCTTCCAGAGCGTTGACGACATAAGAAGTCGGAATTACATCGTATTTGGCAACATTCCCTCTGTGGACGACGGTGGACGGGGCGGGCGCGGCGGAGGTGTGCAAGTCAGCCAAAGCCAGACGCAGCAGAATCGTGCGCAGGAGGAAATGGTACGCTACATGTTCACGGTCTACAGTCACGTGTTCCGCATCCAGGGCGACGCCATGCTGGATGATCTGCTGGTGCGCAACGAGGCCTATGTGCTTCGGACCCCGGAGGATGCGGGGTTGCTGGAGTTTCCCAGCGGGAACAGTCAGATGCAGACGACCAATCCTTTTCCTCCGCTCCCCGTGGTGACGCTGCCCGCGGAGCTTTATCGAATTCTGGAGTGGAAAGTAATACAATGA
- the gspF gene encoding type II secretion system inner membrane protein GspF yields the protein MAVYDYKAINKATGKSSKGVIDAESPAQARQKLRDQDLFPTEIVESATMVSTRGQDPKAAHKGGGGRVSSRDLAMLTRQFAVLLKAGMPLVDALSAMQEQTSKPRLQSALYDIRDNVNSGTTLADALAKHPRLFSNLYVNMVRAGEVSGTLEEVLFRLAEIQEHQSKLKGQLMSSLAYPVFMGLFAIAVVVFLMMFIVPRITLIFEKQEAALPKPTLVLIACSDFLGSYWYLIIGAIFGGFALWRYWVSQPKGRLKWDRMKLKFPLYGGLHLKLVCARFARTLGTMLQSGLTMLPALEVVNSVLDNAHFREHMDEVKAGVRRGRELSQQLKETGMFPSMMIHMVELGQRSGEIEDMLIKVADTYDEDVRLTIDAIVGLIEPVIIIVMGVFVGFLVISILLPILNMSQNL from the coding sequence ATGGCGGTTTACGACTACAAAGCGATCAACAAGGCGACGGGCAAGAGCTCGAAGGGCGTGATCGATGCGGAGAGTCCGGCCCAGGCGCGGCAGAAGCTTCGCGACCAGGATCTTTTCCCCACGGAGATCGTCGAAAGCGCCACCATGGTGTCGACCCGGGGCCAGGATCCAAAGGCGGCGCACAAGGGTGGCGGCGGTCGCGTCTCGTCGCGCGATCTGGCCATGCTCACGCGCCAGTTTGCGGTGTTGTTGAAGGCGGGCATGCCCCTGGTGGATGCGCTGAGCGCCATGCAGGAGCAGACCAGCAAGCCCCGGCTCCAGTCGGCGCTCTATGATATCCGCGACAACGTGAACAGCGGAACGACCCTGGCCGACGCGCTAGCGAAGCACCCGCGGCTGTTTTCCAATCTGTATGTGAACATGGTGCGCGCGGGCGAGGTGAGCGGCACGCTGGAGGAGGTGCTCTTTCGTCTGGCCGAGATCCAGGAGCATCAGTCGAAGCTGAAAGGCCAGCTCATGTCGAGCCTGGCCTACCCCGTGTTCATGGGGCTCTTCGCCATTGCCGTGGTGGTGTTTCTGATGATGTTCATCGTGCCGCGCATCACGCTGATCTTCGAGAAACAGGAAGCGGCCCTGCCCAAGCCCACGCTGGTGCTCATCGCGTGCAGTGATTTCCTGGGCAGCTACTGGTACCTGATCATAGGCGCGATTTTCGGTGGATTCGCCCTCTGGCGCTACTGGGTCTCCCAGCCGAAGGGGCGGCTCAAGTGGGACCGCATGAAGTTGAAGTTTCCGCTCTATGGCGGACTGCACCTGAAATTGGTCTGCGCGCGTTTCGCGCGAACCCTCGGCACCATGCTCCAGAGTGGATTGACCATGCTGCCCGCGCTGGAAGTGGTGAATTCGGTGCTGGACAACGCCCATTTCCGGGAGCATATGGACGAGGTGAAGGCGGGCGTGCGGCGCGGACGCGAGCTGTCGCAACAACTTAAGGAAACGGGCATGTTTCCCTCCATGATGATCCACATGGTGGAGCTGGGCCAGCGCAGCGGCGAGATCGAGGACATGCTTATCAAGGTGGCGGACACCTACGACGAGGATGTGCGCCTGACCATCGACGCCATCGTGGGCCTGATCGAGCCTGTTATAATTATTGTCATGGGAGTCTTTGTGGGCTTCCTGGTCATATCCATCTTATTGCCGATTCTGAACATGAGCCAGAATCTTTAA